In Ptychodera flava strain L36383 chromosome 21, AS_Pfla_20210202, whole genome shotgun sequence, a genomic segment contains:
- the LOC139122187 gene encoding calcium homeostasis modulator protein 5-like, translated as MTSTGFFAQVSDTVKENKTAIQNLIIVLLVFSGEEFFEVAIFKCPCDPVRREFYSWMFIVGPAITLYVLGVLVNNKTWRIVTGCCKASNGCVEFCKPRKVCSGGCFGLFEVSFRALVGSFAWLVLAFMNSIFYACAVSNSLCQEGQDSPQLNESDKALSQSIGWVLLVGSSLLLLVLLLLWRMCSSYTYEQRRYAKLYAEVERQKFLEKAQVDAGKRADETLEMFFSQEDLKIEDRDGWKKACKAWSNISLVGSKYMADCGYTTLHEWAILQRTGKGDIENPDGDASDQSEKFTTVQY; from the exons ATGACATCCACGGGTTTCTTCGCGCAAGTTAGCGACACTGTCAAGGAAAATAAGACAGCTATCCAAAACTTGATCATTGTCCTGCTCGTCTTTAGCGGCGAGGAATTCTTCGAGGTAGCCATCTTCAAGTGTCCCTGTGACCCGGTCCGGCGTGAGTTCTATTCCTGGATGTTCATCGTAGGCCCAGCCATTACACTGTATGTGCTCG GTGTTCTAGTGAACAACAAGACTTGGAGAATAGTCACGGGATGCTGCAAAGCTTCGAACGGCTGTGTTGAGTTCTGCAAACCGAGGAAGGTGTGCTCAGGCGGCTGCTTCGGTCTGTTTGAAGTCTCGTTTCGGGCACTAGTTGGGTCCTTTGCTTGGTTAGTTCTCGCATTCATGAATTCAAT ATTTTACGCATGCGCTGTGAGTAACTCACTCTGCCAGGAGGGACAAGATTCGCCACAACTCAACGAATCGGACAAGGCATTATCTCAGAGTATCGGGTGGGTTTTATTGGTTGGATCCAGCCTCCTGCTTCTTGTTCTACTGCTCTTATGGAGAATGTGCAGCAGTTACACCTACGAACAACGACGATACGCAAAACTCTACGCTGAAGTTGAAAGACAAAAGTTCCTTGAAAAGGCTCAG gttGACGCAGGTAAACGTGCCGACGAGACCTTAGAAATGTTCTTCAGTCAGGAAGACTTGAAAATTGAAGATAGGGACGGTTGGAAGAAGGCTTGCAAAGCGTGGTCGAACATCTCGCTTGTCGGATCAAAGTACATGGCGGATTGCGGGTACACGACTCTACACGAGTGGGCTATTTTGCAGAGAACAGGGAAAGGCGACATTGAAAATCCTGACGGTGACGCCAGTGACCAATCTGAAAAGTTCACGACAGTACAGTACTGA